One Amblyomma americanum isolate KBUSLIRL-KWMA chromosome 8, ASM5285725v1, whole genome shotgun sequence DNA window includes the following coding sequences:
- the LOC144101458 gene encoding uncharacterized protein LOC144101458 isoform X2: MVFEYRMRSTTVDLDREMERCEAAKEIIEAAMTNTQCATAQEEARRAYDEVFRRPMPPEPEVCTNRRKDSH; this comes from the exons ATGGTTTTCG agtATCGGATGAGATCTACCACGGTCGATCTGGATCGAGAGATGGAGCGATGCGAAGCAGCTAAGGAAATAATTGAGGCAGCTATGACCAACACGCAGTGCGCAACAGCCCAGGAAGAAGCTCGTCGGGCCTACGACGAAGTTTTCCGGAGGCCAATGCCACCTG AACCCGAAGTTTGCACAAACAGGCGAAAAGACAGCCATTAA
- the LOC144101458 gene encoding uncharacterized protein LOC144101458 isoform X1, producing MVFEYRMRSTTVDLDREMERCEAAKEIIEAAMTNTQCATAQEEARRAYDEVFRRPMPPATNWTRTVNLRRLRNDLNVLKTALRQRRLLAMLGRNIPDSLIALIMSHEDLIGRSLNLA from the exons ATGGTTTTCG agtATCGGATGAGATCTACCACGGTCGATCTGGATCGAGAGATGGAGCGATGCGAAGCAGCTAAGGAAATAATTGAGGCAGCTATGACCAACACGCAGTGCGCAACAGCCCAGGAAGAAGCTCGTCGGGCCTACGACGAAGTTTTCCGGAGGCCAATGCCACCTG CGACCAACTGGACCAGAACAGTGAATCTTAGGAGGCTGCGTAACGATCTCAACGTACTGAAAACCGCACTGAGGCAGAGGCGCCTTTTGGCGATGTTGGGGAGGAATATTCCTGATTCTCTCATCGCTCTAATTATGAGCCATGAGGATCTCATCGGCAGGTCCCTCAACCTGGCCTAG